A genomic window from Silene latifolia isolate original U9 population chromosome 11, ASM4854445v1, whole genome shotgun sequence includes:
- the LOC141612955 gene encoding uncharacterized protein LOC141612955: MTSPLYLHPSDNPNLNVTQIVFDGSNYDMWAEAVKNGLDAKNKLAFIEGKVKKPESDGDEETLELVSWRQCNAMLRAWLRNVIDPKLYASITFSQPIADVWEELRGRYAAGNAPRVHQLKNELNDCKQGRGSVVEYDTRLKTIWDELANYSKVKDCSCGAVASIVKEREEEKVHQFSMGLDSKLYGNIRTNLLMEDPIATLTRAYALILREERHASLTKVKEERNDAAMAVKNYGVGRGKGAHYKAENDETDGPPQCTHCGKYYHIEENCYDKHGYEEVKARERGRGRRGSSSSRGSGRGRGRSRSNYQANAASFRMGQATNQETHRNRIGASHHMTGRREYLEKTWVEDSSTDRTTRMQIGRGEHRQGVYYYQPDKAELVRQVAVSRESQLWHKRLGHPSKISNDTATPQHGFPTGFERNCGGDIFIDYDISLTPTHVERGSDDLVEAGNETEVGIGDSEISDTNETGKWKRTAFLATINKEHEPSNYAEAAKDRRWREAMSKEIEALETNGTWKIVTLPKGKKPIGCKWVYKIKYLADGKVERYKARLVAQGFTQVEGVDFYETYAPVAKMTSVRCMLAVAVIKGWFIEQLDVNNAFLHEDLNEELLGIGWQNYRFVQSMAEYSLFMLNRDGIFIAVLVYVDDMIVASNDKEACKHFKYFLNKSFGIKDLGRLRYFLGIEVAHGSNGLFLNQQKYAMNIIEEAGMKGAKTAYTPIQPRHNLGLANGYVLKDINQRLVGSQFKYDIYQSELLGGISNNLKPCPMSNSSNMVAGDCWKFGNNVAVKHKNMQSEFDDIVASDVFDEREIKELYNLGIY; encoded by the exons ATGACATCACCCTTATACCTCCATCCTTCCGATAATCCCAATTTGAACGTTACACAAATCGTCTTTGATGGCAGTAATTATGACATGTGGGCAGAAGCCGTTAAAAACGGCCTTGATGCGAAAAACAAATTGGCATTCATTGAAGGAAAAGTCAAGAAGCCCGAGAGTGATGGAGATGAAGAAACTCTTGAATTAGTTTCGTGGAGACAATGCAACGCTATGTTGAGGGCGTGGCTTCGCAATGTAATCGATCCAAAGTTATACGCGAGCATCACGTTTTCTCAACCGATTGCGGATGTTTGGGAGGAACTACGTGGTAGATATGCGGCTGGAAACGCACCACGAGTTCACCAACTAAAGAACGAGTTGAACGATTGTAAGCAAGGAAGGGGTTCGGTAGTTGAATATGACACAAGGTTGAAGACTATATGGGATGAGTTAGCGAACTATAGCAAAGTCAAGGATTGCAGTTGTGGAGCGGTTGCATCTATAGTCAAGGAGCGAGAAGAAGAGAAAGTGCATCAATTTTCAATGGGGTTAGACTCGAAATTGTATGGCAATATACGTACTAATCTATTAATGGAAGATCCAATCGCTACATTGACTCGCGCCTATGCCCTTATCCTAAGAGAAGAACGACATGCTTCACTTACCAAAGTAAAGGAGGAGCGAAATGATGCGGCAATGGcagtaaagaattatggagtggGACGAGGGAAAGGTGCGCATTACAAGGCAGAAAACGATGAAACAGATGGGCCACCACAGTGTACGCATTGCGGTAAGTATTATCATATCGAAGAAAATTGCTATGATAAGCATGGGTATGAGGAGGTCAAAGCGCGTGAAAGAGGAAGGGGAAGACGGGGAAGCAGTTCCAGCCGTGGTTCAGGTCGAGGAAGGGGGCGAAGCCGAAGTAATTACCAAGCAAATGCGGCTTCGTTTCGAATGGGTCAAGCAACAAACCAGGAGACACATCGAAACAGAAT TGGAGCTTCCCATCATATGACGGGAAGACGAGAATACCTTGAGAAAACCTGGGTAGAGGATTCATCGACA GACCGGACTACGAGGATGcagattggacggggtgagcatcGACAAGGGGTGTATTATTATCAACCGGACAAGGCCGAGTTGGTGAGGCAAGTTGCTGTTTCAAGGGAAAGTCAATTATGGCACAAAAGGCTGGGACACCCTTCGAAAA TTTCAAATGATACAGCTACACCTCAACATGGGTTTCCTACTGGTTTTGAACGAAATTGTGGGGGAGACATTTTTATTGATTATGACATATCACTTACACCTACCCATGTCGAGAGGGGGAGTGACGATTTGGTAGAAGCAGGCAATGAAACTGAAGTGGGTATAGGAGACAGTGAGATTAGTGACACAAACGAAACAGGAAAGTGGAAACGGACAG CTTTTCTAGCTACTATTAATAAGGAACATGAGCCTAGTAACTATGCAGAGGCAGCCAAAGATAGACGGTGGAGAGAAGCGATGAGTAAGGAAATTGAAGCTTTGGAAACGAATGGGACTTGGAAAATAGTCACATTGCCTAAAGGAAAGAAACCCATTGGATGTAAATGGGTATACAAGATTAAATATCTAGCAGACGGAAAAGTGGAGCGATACAAAGCAAGACTCGTGGCACAAGGATTTACTCAAGTAGAAGGAGTAGACTTTTATGAGACTTATGCACCGGTGGCGAAAATGACGAGTGTACGGTGCATGCTTGCAGTTGCGGTGATAAAAGGGTGGTTCATTGAACAATTAGATGTAAATAATGCCTTCCTACACGAAGATCTCAACGAGGAG CTTCTTGGAATTGGTTGGCAAAATTACAGGTTTGTACAATCAATGGCGGAGTACTCATTGTTCATGCTGAATCGAGATGGAATTTTCATTGCCGTTTtggtttatgttgatgatatgatcGTTGCTAGCAACGATAAAGAGGCATGTAAACATTTCAAATACTTCCTAAATAAAAGCTTTGGAATAAAAGACTTGGGACGATTGAGATATTTCTTAGGAATTGAAGTAGCACATGGATCAAATGGGTTATTTCTAAATCAACAGAAATATGCTATGAATATCATCGAGGAAGCGGGAATGAAAGGAGCAAAGACCGCTTACACACCTATCCAACCACGGCACAATTTGGGGTTAGCGAACGGGTATGTCTTGAAAGACATAAATCAGCGTCTTGTTGGAAG CCAGTTCAAATATGATATATACCAATCAGAACTACTTGGCGGGATATCCAATAACTTAAAACCTTGTCCAATGTCAAATTCATCAAATATGGTGGCAGGAGATTGTTGGAAGTTTGGAAATAATGTGGCAGTAAAACATAAAAACATGCAATCGGAGTTTGATGACATAGTCGCTTCAGATGTGTTTGATGAGAGGGAGATTAAAGAGCTGTACAATTTGGGGATTTATTGA